ACCATGAACAACCATAAAAGCTCGAGTCCTCTCAGACTTTGTGGCAGAATGCCAATTCAAGGCCAAAGGGTTAGACCCCGAGGAAACCCAACCAAGGCTATGGCTATTGTTTATCGACGGATCATCGACCTCAAATTCTGGGGGCGCAGGGATAATTCTTATCAGCCCAGAAGGATTTAAAGTCCAACAAGCCCTTAAGTTCAAATTTCAAGCAACAAATAACGTGGCCGAATACGAGGCACTAATTGCGGGATTAAAATTGGCAACGGACCTCGAGGTAGACATTATCGACATATTTGACGATTCCCAGTTGGTGGCTAAGCAAATAAGCGGAGAGTTTAAGACCCACAATGAAAGCATGGCTAAATACCTTGCAATGACACAAGAGCTTCTCAAAAAATTCTCCTCCTGGAAACTGTCAAATGTCGATAGAACAGAAAATCAATGGGCGGATTCACTCACCAATTAGCCTCGTCCAACCTGAAGTTGAACCTCGATCCATTATATGTTGACAGTCTGAAATCCCCGCTATTGACGTGGTGATGGTACACAATATTCAAAGCAACCCTGACTGGCGAAGCCCTATCCTCGAGTACATCCTAGAAAACAAACTTCCCATGGAAAAAAGTGAAGCCCGCGCTATCATATTTAAGGCAAGAAATTATTGCACGATCAGTTCAGTGTTGTATCGACGTGCTTTAACTGAACCACTTCTCCGATGCTTAAGCCCAGAAGAGGCCGACCAAGCAATCCTCGAGGTTCATACGGGAATATGTGGTGAACATCTCGGGGGAAAGAACCTAGCTCTTAAAATCATGAGACAGGGGATGTATTGGCCAACACTCCGAAAAGATTGTGAAAGCTACGCCCGTAAATGTCAGCCATGCCAACGACATGGGAACGTGAGTCATCGACCCATAACAGAGATCAACTCGATCCTCGCTCCTTGCCCTTTCTATCAATGGGGAGTCGATATCGTGGGACCTTTCCCGAAGTCTAGAGGACAGTGTCAATACATCGTGGTTGCAGTCGACTACGCGACGAAATGGGTCGAGGCAAAACCTCTCTCCAAGATCAGAGAAAAAGAGATGATTGAATTTTTTATGGAATATATGGTGTTTCGATTCAGAATTCCAAGGATTTTAGTTTCAGATAACGGAACGCAGTTTTTTGGCGCATAATTCGAGAAAGCTTTAAGCGACTTGAAAATCCAGCATGTCAAAGCATCGGTTGCATACCCACAGGCCAATGGCCTTGCAGAAGTAACGAACAGAACCATCTTACAAGGGTTAAAGAAAAGGATAGAAGAAATTCCCCGATGTTGGGTTGATGAGCTCCCTGCTGTGGTCCTACAGAAAACTCCTCGAAGTGCAACAGGAGAATCTCCTTTCCGCCTCGCGTACGGTGTCGACGCCGTTTTGCCTTTCGAGATTAGCCTGATTTCTCCTAGGATTGAGGTCTTTGATCCCTCTCTCGCAGCTAAAGGATTACGTTTTCACAATGACTTACTTGAAGAAACAAGAGAGGAATCTAGGCTTCGCATGATCGCTCAACAAGAGAAGACGACAAGGTACTTCAACAAGAAAGTTAAAAATAGGCGATTTGAGGTGGGAGACCTCTTCCTTCGAGACTCTGCCACATCGCAGCCAACAATCTCAGGAAAATTCAAACCAACatgggaagggccgtacaaggtGTCGAAGGTCGTTAGCACAGGAACCTACGAGCTCTCATACCTCGATGATCAACCAATTAAGAATGCCTGGAATGGTATCCACCTCAAGAAATTCTACCAATGATTAATTCTCTATGTAATGATTAAAAGTTCGAGGCCCCAAGGCCCTACCAAAAACCAACCCTCGATGCAATGAGGGTCGTTATGAGACCCCCATCGAGAGAATTTAAGTTATGAAAGCTTTAAGTTATTTTGATATCTTGCTTGTACTTTTAAGAAGATGAACAATGACAGTCGACATACCAAGAGCTAACCCTCGATACAATGAGGTTCGTTATGAAACCCACATCGAGGGACTTCAAATTATAACAACTTCAACTTCTCAAGAACTTATCTACACAAAGCAAATGCATGCCATTAAGTATGGAAAAACTTCTTTCTCCCTATACCATAACTACGTTATCGCACAAAAAGTACACCAGACCATTCcccaaataaaaaaaataacaacAACACAACACAACTCTCTCAATTACACATACTAGACGACATGGAAGTCGTTAAACACCTTCTTAACGTCTTCAAAATAGATATACGGAGCAACTAAAAATGGAAAATTGACGCGATAACGAAGAACAAAAAGCATAAATACGGATATCTTTCAAACAAGATCGTTCATCTACCGCATAAAATCCTTCAAAGAAAAACCCAAATAAAACCAGATCGTTGTAGGGTTTAAATAAAACATGGAGAATACAAGTAGCCAACAACAAATAGGAAACACGAGTCTTTAAAAAGAAAGTTAAAAATACATCATTGACGGGGCATTCCCCGCCTTCAAGAACCTCCAGCTGGATCATCAGGTCGCGAGGCAGCAAGTTCGCGAATATAATCCTCGAAAGAATGCCCCGAAGTGTCGAACCCTGCATTCTTCATACGGGCAACACAACGCCCATAGCCATCCCCAAGAGCATTAACGATGTCCTCCACAGTCTTCTCAACTCGAGCCTTAAGCGTAACATTTTCTTCCACAATCAGCTTATAGGACTGATCCATTCCGCCAACTTGCCGATCTAAACCCTCACACTTAACCTTCAGCTCGTCATGCTCTGACTCAACATCTCGAAGTCTACCCTCGAGCTCAAGTATCTTCTTGTTCGATGATTTTTCCATCGACTCCAACTCCGTAACGCGCTTCGACAGGGTCGTATTTGTCGATGACAAATCACTCACTTTCTTCTCTAAATCCAGACAGCTAGATCCCAGCCTCTTTTTCTCCCCCTTCAACGCCAACACCTCGGCTTCCAAATTGCTTCGAACCTCACTCCCATCAATCGATTGATATTCATCCAAGACATGCATGAAATCAGACAAAAACTGCAAGGAAACATATTTGAGTTAAAAAAAAACTAAACTAGATTAAACCAAAATACAAACTGCTATATGAAACACATACCCGGCCAATTCGACCCTTGCACCTATCAGCAAGCTCGTCACGACGATGACCGGTATAGGCAACAGAGTCTTGAGGAAGCTGAAATAACTTAAAAACCCTTAGAGGCACCGTCGAACCTCCGGTCCAACGTTCCGACGGCTGGATCTCCGCCCTCATCACTTCCTTCCTCGACCGAGGGTCAATTGTGTTGGTCATCAAGGCTCGACTCCCAATAAATGTTATAGTCTTATAGATCCCACCGCCTACTGTAACATTCTCAACAATATCATCTCCCCCAATATTTTCTTCTTCTATCTCACGACGGTTCCTCTTGCGAGGGTTCACGTCGGCAAGTACAGGATCATGAACAACCTTCTCAGCATCATCCACTACTTTATTACCTTGCTCATCTATAAGTTCGATAGAAACAGAACGTCCAGCTGGAGATGGCCCACCCCTCGAAGATCCGGCTTGCATCCCATCGGCACCCTTCCTCGAAGCACGTTGAAGCAGCAACATCATGGCTTTATCCATCTCTTTACTTATCCCACTATTCAAAATCTTCTGCAAAGAATCACCAGCCACtaaacaaaaataataaaagatgAGAGAAGAGAAAGTCAGAACACTTGTTaaataaaaaaaagagaagaGAAGGACGAAGTGAAAAATAAGAAAAGGGGAGGCCAAACCCCTTACAATCATGAATCTTTAAAAAACTCAAGTCTGCTAATTGCAAATGGGTATACACCGATACCAACCCCTGAAATTCATTCAATTCACTATCGTCGCATTTCTCCAAATTATTCAGATAGTCGATCATTAATTGACTCACTTTTCCACAAGGCTTCACAAATTCTAAATCGGGCCCCCCAAAATACAACCACCTCGAATGATACCCAGAGTTCGAAGATCGAACACTAACAATTTTAACTCTCCTATAAGGACAATCGAAGTAGACTTGACCGTGATGATAACGGACCGCATATATCGAGAAACAAAGTTTGAAAGACTGTACTAGCCCCTTATCACAACACAAGGCCACAAATCCACTCAACTGTGCTATAGAGTTCGGTGTTAATTGACTTATTCCACAACCAATCGCCTCGAACATCGTTAAGAAGAAGGGATGCATAGGCAATCGAAGGCCGAAATGAAACGCAATCATCGGTATCCCATGCATCCCATATTCCGGCATCATCCAGACTCTCTCATCAGCCGTCGGTACCCGATACCGATACCCATTTGACAGATCCACATATTGCCTCAATTTATCCACCGGCGGGTTCCTGGTGATGTAATGACTTAAGTAATTCAAACTGGATTTCCCTCTAAATTCACTCATTCCCAACCACAAACTTTCCTCCACTATCCTATTCCTACTCTCTACAGTTCGGGGACTCAAAGGCGGCGAGGGCAATGGTCCTACAGGAATGCCCTTCAAGAACTCATCATAATCAAGAAAATCAAAAGAGCCACATTGCTCTAAATCAGGAATCTCCAAGTGACCCAGATTAAGGgaagattcttgatccccttcatCTAAGGGCCTCTTACCGGGATTGCGGGAAAACTCGGCAGGTAGTGACGACGAACTTGACTGATCCATAGATCCAAGAACGGTACAGTAacagtctactactataagaCAATGCAGGGCACAAATAAAtttaaagaagaagaaaagaggAAGGAAAGAGACTTACAGAGGAAGAGAAATCAACGGGCACACAGAGGATTTCCGGGAGCTGCAGCCGCTTTTGTTAAGAAAGCCGGGTAACCGAAGGGACACCTTCAATCAACGTTAacaaaaattaaaacaaaaagagtagtaaacacaaaaataaatatatacatatatacttccaAGGGCAAAAATACACATATAATAAAGATAAAATTCGTTACCAAAATTGGGTTCAATGTTTAATCCCCTTTTTTTTAcgttattttttaattttttaatttttttccttCCGTTTATTGTCACCTACTAATTAATTTTGCAGGAATTAAAAAGATAATCAGGAACAAATCTAAAGATATTGCTTAAAAATTGGGAGGGGACAAATGTTGGACCTTGGGCTAGAAGAGAGGAGCCCAAAATAGATTAAATTATAATATCTTGTAATCGGCCCAAGAAGCCCACTTTGTAATGAATAGTCCATTTGAGACATAGTATAAATATAAGATAACAACCTCATTTATAGAGGTTGACAAATTAAGCAAAGAGATCATCTCCTAGAATTATagtctaataataataataatattgttAGCACATTACTTACTGTCATAAAAAGTTAGCCAGGggtttcaagaagaaaaaaatgATGGCAAGCACCGCTTTAAAAGTCTTTTCTACCATTTTCTTATAGGAAATCTTGTGTTCAGGGACGAGCCAGAAAGTGGCCCAGAAAATTTTGTATGGCAGAGTTTTGACTATCCTGGAGATACTATGTTACCAGGTATGAAATTCGGAAAGGATTTGGTAACAGGGCGGCAATGGTATTATTCATCCTGGAAAAGTGTTGATGATCCGTCTCCAGGAAGTCATATACATCAAATGGATACACATGGTTATCCTCAGATGCTAGTTTGGAAAGGTTCAGAACTACAAGCTAGGACCGGACCATGGGTAGGTAATCGGTTTAGTGGTGATCCAGTACCGAAAGCAAATAAGATTTATATAAATGATTTTTTTATTGAACAGAGGGAGATCTATTATACATATCATCTTTTCAATACAAGTTCCACTACACCTGTCACAAGGTTAATACCGGATCCAAATGGTAGTCTTCACCGCCTGATATGGAATTATTAAGATCAAGAATGGACAACTTATTTGACTCTACTGGTTAATGACTGTGATCGATATGCATCTTGCGGTCAATATGCTACTTGTGACGTTAACAGCTCTCCAAAATGTGCATGTTTGAGAGGGTTTAAACcaaaaaatcctgaaaaataggaAGCAGCTGACTGGACAGATGGGTGTGTTCGCATAAATCCATTGGATTGTGGACATGGAGATGGTTTTATCAAGTATATGGGAGTGAAATTGCCCGACACCCGACAGTCGTGGTACAATTTGAGCATGAGTCTCAAAGAATGCAAAAGTACGTGCTTGAAGAACTGCAATTGTACAGCCTATTCAAATATAAATGTCGAAAATGGTGGAAGTGGATGCGTGTTATGGTTTGCGGAATTGATGGACATTGAGGGCTACACAGAAGATGCACAAAGTATATATGTGAGAATGCCAGCCTCGGAATTAGGTAAAAGAATCAATTCACAGTCACATAATCACTTCTTTATAAACGCAACCAGGGTGTTAGCAAGGACCCTTACCCTGATACTCATACACATGCCTCCACCGGAGGCTCAAACTCCCATTTTTAAGAGAATAGAAGTATTCACTAGGCTTCTCCTCTTTACAGTTCAAAAATTTACCCCTAATCCCGATTGAAGTAACTGACTTCTCTTATCGGTTCAAGTTCTTATATATATGCACTAAATAGAATGTCAGAAAGACTACCTTAAGTTTGGTTTGCTGCAGATGAAAGCAAGAGATCCAGAGCGAAGCAAATATTATTCATATCAATTACAGTACCAGTAACAGTGATGACAGCCTTCATCTTCCTGCATCTGCTTAAGAAGAGAAAGGTGAACAGAAGAGGCAAGTGTTTAATTGTTTAATATTCTGTATAAGTACTGAATTAATACAAAATAGACCCctttgaataataaattaaagttTAGGAGTATACTGTCTAACATTTTTAATACTAGATCGCCATTTGCTATAAGTTTGTTCTCATTTTGCAGGAAGGTTGAGTACAAATGAAGAAGAAAAATTGGAGTTACCATTATTTGACTTCAGAAAAATTGCTAATGCCACCACTAACTTCTCCCAAAATAATAAGATCGGAGAAGGAGGCTTTGGACCTGTTTACAAGGTCAGTACTGTTTGCACAATAATAAGATATATGATATTCATCAATAGCTTTTCCCCAATACTGGATTCAGCATCATACAGTATAATGTTGTTCATTCGATCTGAACTTGCTTAAATATTCTTTCTTTAATTTGGTAGTACTAGTGGATAGAAGTGACAATGTATTGTTCTATAGTATGGTAAATAAAAGAAGTACTAATACACAGCATGGCGCAAACAAAATTAATGTTGATGGATATCCTGGTACTTGCACGACTTTGTTTTTATCTCATTGCAAATGAAACGATTCATGTAAACTTAAAGACAATCTGGCATTTTCGAAACATAATGAAAATAATAAGATAGCATTAAAAAGGTGATCAAGAAAGAGAGATCCAAGTTCACCTGTGAAACAGAATATGAAACTATTTGCAGGGTATGCTAGAGGATGGGCAACTAGTAGCTGTAAAAAGGCTCTCAGACAGTTCAAGTCAAGGAATAGATGAATTCAAGAACGAAGTTTCATTGATTGCTAAACTTCAGCATCGAAATCTTGTCTCGCTTCTTGGTTATTGTATTGAGGAACAGGAAAGGATATTAATTTATGAGTATTTGCCCAACAAAAGtctagattctttcatctttgCTATATCCCTCTTCTACATGATATTCTTTTTCTCAACTTCTAATATCTTCTAAGATATGAGATTAGTGTTATCCTAATATTTAC
This sequence is a window from Apium graveolens cultivar Ventura chromosome 9, ASM990537v1, whole genome shotgun sequence. Protein-coding genes within it:
- the LOC141685407 gene encoding G-type lectin S-receptor-like serine/threonine-protein kinase At4g27290, translated to MQGTNKFKEEEKRKERDLQRKRNQRAHRGFPGAAAAFVKKAGDEPESGPENFVWQSFDYPGDTMLPGMKFGKDLVTGRQWYYSSWKSVDDPSPGSHIHQMDTHGYPQMLVWKGSELQARTGPWEAADWTDGCVRINPLDCGHGDGFIKYMGVKLPDTRQSWYNLSMSLKECKSTCLKNCNCTAYSNINVENGGSGCVLWFAELMDIEGYTEDAQSIYVRMPASELGRLSTNEEEKLELPLFDFRKIANATTNFSQNNKIGEGGFGPVYKGMLEDGQLVAVKRLSDSSSQGIDEFKNEVSLIAKLQHRNLVSLLGYCIEEQERILIYEYLPNKSLDSFIFAISLFYMIFFFSTSNIF